One Streptomyces sp. NBC_00554 DNA segment encodes these proteins:
- a CDS encoding LysR family transcriptional regulator, whose protein sequence is MLDVRRMQVLSAVVGCGSVTAAAADLGYTPSAISQAIAALEKQAGVELLERVGRGVRPTAAGLLLSGYADVIGRQVAEAETALGDLRDGRTGRLAVRYFATAGASLVAPAIARFRGEHPGVEVELKLVDPEDPLPDVKEGRADLALVVRPPHDSGGPEGVRLERLLDDPYRAVLPKGHRLAGKRALELAELADEPWVGSEWPGSCLDAQLDACALAGFRPRFVVESEDYVTAQGFVAAGLGVSLIPRLGLGGLHPDVVIRKVRDPEPRRAIYVAVRETAPEQPALRGLIDCLRDAARI, encoded by the coding sequence ATGCTTGATGTGAGGCGTATGCAGGTTCTCTCGGCTGTGGTGGGGTGCGGGTCCGTTACCGCTGCTGCGGCTGATCTTGGGTACACGCCGTCTGCTATCAGTCAGGCGATCGCCGCTCTGGAGAAGCAGGCCGGGGTCGAGTTGTTGGAGCGGGTGGGGCGTGGGGTGCGGCCCACCGCGGCCGGGCTCTTGTTGTCCGGGTACGCCGATGTCATCGGGCGGCAGGTGGCCGAGGCGGAGACCGCTCTTGGGGATCTGCGTGACGGGCGTACGGGGCGGCTCGCTGTGCGCTATTTCGCCACGGCGGGGGCCTCGCTGGTGGCTCCTGCCATTGCCCGGTTCCGGGGCGAACATCCTGGTGTGGAAGTTGAGTTGAAGCTCGTCGATCCCGAGGATCCGCTGCCCGATGTGAAGGAGGGGCGGGCCGACCTGGCGCTCGTCGTGCGGCCGCCCCATGACTCCGGCGGGCCCGAGGGCGTACGACTGGAGCGTCTGCTCGATGATCCGTACCGTGCCGTGCTGCCCAAGGGGCACCGGTTGGCCGGCAAGCGCGCTCTTGAACTGGCCGAGCTCGCCGATGAGCCGTGGGTCGGGAGTGAGTGGCCGGGGTCTTGTCTTGACGCTCAGCTCGATGCTTGTGCTTTGGCCGGGTTCAGGCCCCGTTTTGTGGTCGAGAGTGAGGACTATGTGACCGCTCAGGGGTTTGTGGCGGCCGGGCTGGGGGTCTCGCTCATTCCCCGGCTCGGGCTGGGGGGTCTGCATCCGGATGTTGTCATCCGTAAGGTGCGTGATCCTGAGCCTCGGCGGGCTATTTACGTGGCGGTGCGGGAGACGGCTCCGGAGCAGCCTGCTTTGCGGGGGCTGATCGACTGCTTGCGGGATGCGGCCCGCATCTAG